Part of the Desulfobulbaceae bacterium genome is shown below.
TGAGAAGATATTCGACCTGCTCACCTCGCTTCATGCCCGTGGGCTGACCATTGTCATGGTTACCCACAACAATGAACTGGCCATGAGATCGGAACGAATCATCAGGTTGAAGGACGGTCAGATACAAGTTTGAATATTTTGCATCAGGTAGAAGAATTATGAGTGGTTGGAAGTTGTTCAGATTATCATGGGTTGTAATTGCCATTGTCAGTTCCTTCGTGTTGGGTCTCCACTTCAGACCTGGCTCTCCCCAGAAAATGCCTCCTAGTTTGACTCCTCAGATGTTGCAGCAGCGCATGCCGCCCCAGATGATGCAGCAGCCTATGCCACCATCCGGTTATGTGGCTCCCAGGCAGCGTTCACGCTAGGAGGGCAAAATGATAAAGTACATAAAAGGTATTGCCCTCAGGCGATGGGTGCAGTTAGCCACGCTTATAGTTTCAAACGCCTATATTTTTTCTTATTTCAAAAACCTGCCCTGCGGTTTTCTCAACTGTTCCCGATGCGCTTTTGCCACGGTCAAGTGCCCACTGATCGCTTTTCAGACCGGAGCCATGGTCATGGGGATGTATGGAGCACTGGCACCAAAGACGGTCGCACTGTTAACCGCAACCTCTGCTTCGCTTTTCCTCTTCGCTTCGACTCTTGGCACATGGACCTGCTCATGGCTCTGCCCCTTTGGCACCATTCAGGATTATTTCCACAAAGTTCCGGTTAAAAAGTTCAAGCTGCCCGACTGGATGGCGTGGGGAAGGATTCCTATCTTCATCTTTCTAGGCGTGGTCATGGCCTACCAGACTAAGTCCCTTTTCTTCTGCAACATCTGCCCGCCCGGCACGATTGCCAGACTTGCCCAAGACGCCACCGGCATCCCGCAGTTTCTGCGCGGCCCTGAAGGGATGATGGCATTTTCCGGCATGGTGATCATGATTACGATACTCCTGCTCTCCACCTTTATATCCCGCCCTTTTTGCCACCTATTTTGCCCCATCGGCGGCTTCTATGGCATCTTTAACAAGGCTTCTGGTCTCTTCAGGAAGGTGAAGGCAGAGGAGTGCAACCAATGCAGCAAGTGCAAGCGCTCCTGTCCGCAAGGGCTCGACCCATTCAAATCGCTAAACTCCCAGACATGCAACCGCTGTCTTGAGTGCCACAAAACCTGTAAGGCCCTTGTCTGTGATGTGAGGATTTAGCTACCATATTTACACTTTTACTAATCCTACCCAGACATGGCTTTCTTGCACGACAGCAAGTTTGACCGTGCCCGGAATTTTTTGAGGTCAAGAATGAGCACTTTAATTGGCAAACACTGGCATCATCTGCCAGACAAAGAGGTTATCGAACTCCTTGGGGGTAACCTTGAAAAGGGCCTT
Proteins encoded:
- a CDS encoding ABC transporter ATP-binding protein, encoding EKIFDLLTSLHARGLTIVMVTHNNELAMRSERIIRLKDGQIQV
- a CDS encoding 4Fe-4S binding protein, whose amino-acid sequence is MIKYIKGIALRRWVQLATLIVSNAYIFSYFKNLPCGFLNCSRCAFATVKCPLIAFQTGAMVMGMYGALAPKTVALLTATSASLFLFASTLGTWTCSWLCPFGTIQDYFHKVPVKKFKLPDWMAWGRIPIFIFLGVVMAYQTKSLFFCNICPPGTIARLAQDATGIPQFLRGPEGMMAFSGMVIMITILLLSTFISRPFCHLFCPIGGFYGIFNKASGLFRKVKAEECNQCSKCKRSCPQGLDPFKSLNSQTCNRCLECHKTCKALVCDVRI